The following are from one region of the Hymenobacter sp. YIM 151858-1 genome:
- a CDS encoding SCO family protein, whose amino-acid sequence MPVLAFLFLYSFGTNHFALRTFYPLRVDSTQVGGKWQRDTVFHRVGYFRLQNQSGQLVTAKNLEGNVYVASFFATNCADVCPRLNSQLQRVQEKFRKEPRLKLLSFSVDPERDSVAALAKYAEQYGAIAGKWYFLTGAKDSVARLAMESYKLADAGPATISSSGGLVNSPRLVLVDRDKHIRGVYDGLDPKDVDRLMTEIRILLYTYDHD is encoded by the coding sequence TTGCCGGTACTGGCATTCCTGTTTCTTTACAGCTTCGGTACCAACCATTTCGCGCTGCGCACTTTCTATCCGCTTCGTGTCGACTCGACGCAAGTAGGAGGGAAGTGGCAGCGCGATACGGTTTTTCATCGGGTGGGTTATTTTCGCCTTCAAAACCAATCGGGGCAGTTGGTCACGGCAAAGAACCTGGAGGGAAATGTGTACGTGGCTAGTTTTTTCGCTACCAACTGTGCTGATGTCTGCCCTAGGTTGAACAGCCAATTGCAGCGGGTGCAGGAGAAGTTCAGGAAAGAGCCGCGCCTCAAACTGCTGTCGTTCAGCGTTGATCCGGAGCGCGATTCCGTCGCGGCGCTGGCGAAATATGCCGAGCAGTACGGCGCCATTGCGGGTAAGTGGTATTTTCTTACCGGAGCCAAGGATAGCGTTGCGCGCCTGGCAATGGAGTCTTACAAGCTTGCCGATGCCGGGCCGGCAACCATCAGCTCGTCGGGTGGTTTAGTGAATAGCCCGCGCTTGGTGCTGGTAGACCGCGACAAGCATATACGGGGCGTGTACGATGGCCTTGATCCGAAAGACGTGGATCGACTGATGACCGAAATTCGCATTTTGCTTTACACCTATGACCACGACTAA
- a CDS encoding sensor histidine kinase, with protein MTKRFSPLVLLLAALLCFTGAFLSNYFTAPGVLMEADMARLQQLLSGAEERAEREAESLAVQLVRGQSSFATLQGATYPTFVFRGTQLLYWSDHTIRPDVQNVAQPFRDKLVRMRFGTYLAVRRPAGNFTILTYIPLQRQYGISNRYLREGPDLALFKGSDVELLPGAEQNDRLPKLYSHEGHYLFSVQSRQPNPVTGKYLPLGLLLLGVGLYVAAALLMGHELFGRRQAWLGAMAVVLPLVLLRAVLLQFNLPFSFIELPLFDPKVYAASWVSPSLGDLLINASLLLVVAWYALLLFRRYGLLRYMRRLEGQPKRLGAAVLIFLAFYSLLLLLYHFYLSTATNSQLVLDVTQSIQFSRFKLLLCAAIVLHTGSYCFGFWLLTQLYMAVVRPQPKPIHLLLVGVPALLILPVGFALGEPALVLLGLTLLFFLLLRISSLRLLSGVLPYRVYVFVFLMLGLSSSLGSLALYQHFKDQLILSKQRLAGNLLVDNDLQGEFMLVERARDIAADPIIRTRLASPFADQELVRQRIAKYYLRGYFDKYEVKVTLFDANGIPMDEPASTPRLPALRPYLLQQAIPTDLPNLYLLNPAGSFDTRRYVAFVPVPTVAGNVATVMLQLTLKKLTANSVVPELLVDQKYFQPGLGNELSYAGYEYDRLVYSEGDFDYVNNLPVPVLHDERLYTAGVVLNGGHHLGVKGPQNRTVVVSTPTYAVAEWLANFSFWFLLHTIGGVLAGVVVLVVRGRHPQLLRATFSAKIQLFLNIGILVTLLVVSLATASLFTDTYKRDLRRTYERRGQLAQATLLKNRDLLTEPEGHERLTELAENVSTLTEADLNLYDAKGQLLVSSQPLIFEAGLVSELMNPEAVAALAERGQPRILVNERAGSLSFNTLYLPLRAQTAGPGGGAVLGYVGIPFFDSEKELNTKLTELTTTILNIFTVMFILFLFLTFVATRVLTQPLKLITEKLRHTTLTGQNEPLAYESNDEIGLLVREYNTMLHKLEDSKQELAMQEKEAAWREMARQVAHEIKNPLTPMKLSLQFLQRALAEKRDNIEEMMGRISQTLITQIDVLTDIATSFSNFTNLPAMRPERLGIASVLRRCVALHQHVRMEVEPGAEDAVVYADESLIVRTFNNLLLNALQAVPEERKPEVVARVQLPAPGLVRISIEDNGSGIADDVRDNVFKPNFTTKEKGSGIGLAVARRGIESAGGKIWFETTEGLGTTFFIELPQAAGV; from the coding sequence GTGACGAAGCGCTTTTCACCGCTGGTGCTGCTGCTGGCGGCTTTGCTCTGTTTTACGGGAGCTTTCCTGAGCAACTACTTCACGGCGCCGGGCGTGCTGATGGAGGCCGACATGGCGCGGCTTCAGCAACTGCTTTCTGGGGCTGAAGAGCGGGCCGAGCGCGAGGCCGAAAGTTTGGCCGTGCAGCTGGTGCGCGGCCAGAGCAGCTTTGCCACACTGCAGGGCGCCACGTACCCAACGTTCGTATTTCGGGGCACACAATTGCTGTACTGGTCCGACCACACCATTCGGCCAGATGTGCAAAACGTAGCCCAGCCGTTTCGCGACAAGCTGGTGCGCATGCGTTTTGGTACGTACCTGGCCGTGCGGCGCCCGGCGGGCAACTTTACCATTCTCACCTACATTCCGCTGCAGCGGCAATACGGCATCAGCAACCGCTATTTGCGCGAAGGGCCCGATCTGGCACTGTTCAAAGGCTCGGATGTGGAGCTGCTGCCCGGCGCCGAGCAAAACGACCGGCTGCCCAAGCTCTACTCGCACGAAGGACACTACTTGTTTTCGGTACAGAGCCGGCAACCCAACCCCGTTACGGGCAAATACCTGCCGCTGGGGCTGCTGCTCCTAGGTGTTGGGCTGTATGTGGCAGCCGCCTTGCTGATGGGGCACGAGCTGTTTGGGCGCCGCCAGGCCTGGCTTGGGGCTATGGCTGTGGTGCTGCCTTTGGTATTGCTGCGCGCTGTGCTGCTGCAATTCAACCTGCCGTTTTCGTTTATCGAGTTGCCGTTGTTCGACCCGAAAGTGTACGCGGCTTCGTGGGTGTCGCCGTCGTTGGGCGATTTGCTGATAAACGCCTCGTTGCTGCTGGTGGTGGCGTGGTACGCGCTGCTGCTGTTTCGGCGCTACGGCCTGCTGCGCTATATGCGCAGGCTGGAGGGGCAGCCCAAGCGCCTGGGCGCGGCGGTACTCATCTTTCTGGCATTTTACAGCCTGTTGCTGCTGCTGTACCACTTTTACCTAAGCACGGCTACCAACTCGCAGCTGGTGCTCGATGTAACGCAGAGCATTCAGTTCTCCCGGTTCAAACTCCTGCTTTGCGCCGCCATTGTGCTGCACACCGGCAGTTATTGCTTTGGCTTTTGGCTGCTCACGCAGTTGTATATGGCCGTGGTGCGCCCGCAGCCCAAACCAATACACTTGCTGCTGGTAGGCGTGCCGGCCCTGCTTATTCTGCCGGTTGGTTTTGCCCTAGGCGAGCCGGCGCTGGTGCTGCTGGGGCTCACGCTGCTGTTCTTTTTGCTGCTGCGCATTTCGTCGCTGCGGCTGCTGTCGGGGGTGCTGCCGTACCGCGTGTACGTGTTCGTGTTTCTGATGCTGGGCCTAAGCTCCAGCCTGGGCTCGTTGGCGCTGTACCAGCACTTCAAGGATCAGCTGATTTTGAGCAAGCAGCGCCTGGCCGGCAACCTGTTGGTGGATAACGACCTGCAAGGGGAGTTTATGCTGGTTGAGCGCGCGCGCGACATTGCCGCCGACCCCATCATCCGGACGCGCCTCGCCTCGCCGTTTGCCGATCAGGAGTTGGTGCGTCAGCGCATAGCCAAGTACTACTTGCGCGGGTACTTCGACAAGTACGAGGTGAAGGTGACGCTGTTCGACGCCAACGGCATTCCGATGGACGAACCAGCCAGCACACCCAGGCTGCCGGCTCTGCGCCCTTATTTGCTGCAGCAAGCCATTCCGACGGACCTGCCCAACCTGTACCTGCTCAACCCCGCGGGTTCGTTCGATACGCGCCGGTACGTGGCGTTTGTGCCGGTGCCCACCGTAGCTGGCAACGTGGCTACCGTAATGCTGCAGCTCACGCTGAAAAAGCTGACGGCCAACAGCGTAGTGCCCGAGTTGCTGGTCGATCAGAAGTACTTTCAGCCGGGCCTCGGTAACGAGCTGAGCTACGCCGGCTACGAGTACGACCGGCTGGTGTACAGCGAGGGGGATTTTGACTACGTGAACAACCTGCCCGTGCCGGTGCTGCACGATGAGCGCCTGTACACCGCTGGCGTGGTGCTGAATGGTGGCCACCACCTGGGCGTAAAGGGGCCGCAAAACCGCACCGTAGTGGTTTCGACGCCCACGTATGCCGTGGCCGAATGGCTGGCCAACTTCTCGTTCTGGTTTTTGCTGCACACCATTGGCGGGGTACTGGCCGGGGTGGTGGTGCTGGTGGTGCGCGGGCGGCATCCGCAGCTGCTGCGCGCTACGTTCAGCGCTAAAATCCAGCTGTTTCTCAACATCGGTATTCTGGTAACGCTTTTGGTGGTGAGCTTAGCCACGGCCAGCCTGTTTACCGACACCTACAAGCGCGATTTGCGCCGCACCTACGAGCGCCGCGGCCAGCTGGCGCAGGCTACCTTGCTCAAAAACCGCGACCTGCTAACCGAGCCCGAAGGTCACGAACGCCTAACCGAGCTGGCCGAAAACGTATCGACGCTAACCGAGGCCGACCTGAACCTCTACGACGCCAAAGGCCAGCTGCTGGTAAGCAGCCAGCCGCTGATTTTCGAGGCCGGGTTGGTAAGTGAGCTGATGAACCCCGAAGCCGTGGCAGCCTTAGCCGAGCGAGGGCAACCGCGCATTCTGGTAAACGAGCGCGCCGGCTCGTTGTCTTTCAATACGCTGTATTTGCCGCTGCGCGCCCAAACGGCGGGCCCGGGTGGGGGCGCGGTGCTGGGCTACGTGGGCATTCCGTTCTTCGACTCGGAAAAGGAGCTGAACACCAAGCTGACGGAGCTGACGACGACCATCCTGAACATCTTCACCGTGATGTTCATCTTGTTCCTGTTCCTCACGTTTGTGGCCACGCGCGTGCTCACACAGCCACTTAAGCTGATTACCGAAAAGCTGCGCCACACCACGCTTACGGGGCAAAACGAGCCGCTGGCTTACGAGTCGAACGACGAAATTGGCTTGCTGGTGCGCGAGTACAACACCATGCTGCACAAGCTCGAAGACAGCAAGCAGGAGCTGGCCATGCAGGAGAAAGAAGCCGCGTGGCGCGAAATGGCCCGGCAGGTAGCCCACGAAATCAAGAACCCGCTCACGCCCATGAAGCTGAGCCTGCAGTTCTTGCAGCGTGCCTTGGCCGAAAAGCGCGACAACATCGAGGAAATGATGGGGCGCATCTCGCAAACGCTCATCACGCAGATTGATGTGCTAACCGACATTGCCACGTCATTCTCCAACTTCACCAACCTGCCGGCCATGCGCCCCGAGCGCCTGGGTATTGCCTCGGTGCTGCGGCGCTGCGTGGCTTTGCACCAGCACGTGCGCATGGAGGTGGAGCCCGGCGCCGAAGACGCGGTGGTGTACGCCGATGAAAGCCTGATTGTGCGCACCTTCAACAACCTGTTGCTGAATGCCCTGCAAGCGGTGCCGGAAGAGCGAAAACCGGAGGTGGTGGCGCGCGTGCAACTGCCCGCGCCGGGGTTGGTGCGCATCAGCATCGAGGATAACGGCAGCGGCATTGCCGACGACGTGCGCGACAACGTGTTCAAGCCTAACTTTACTACCAAGGAGAAAGGCTCGGGCATTGGTTTGGCCGTGGCCCGGCGCGGCATCGAGAGTGCGGGCGGTAAAATCTGGTTTGAGACGACGGAGGGCCTAGGTACTACTTTCTTCATTGAGCTGCCGCAGGCCGCCGGGGTGTAG
- a CDS encoding DUF420 domain-containing protein: MTTTNPGVAAGPVMPRGYKVVMLALGAIIPIAVAVLYYFPQVFRIEGADVSFLPAVNAGLNSLTAVCLMLGYYFIRNKDVAKHRAMMGTAFLLGSVFLVSYVVYHSQAATTRFGGEGVVRYIYYFVLLTHILLAAVTVGLVLFTLYFAISNQFAKHRKIARWTYPIWLYVSVTGVIVYFMIAPYYVH; encoded by the coding sequence ATGACCACGACTAACCCTGGCGTAGCAGCCGGACCCGTAATGCCGCGCGGGTACAAAGTGGTAATGCTTGCACTGGGCGCTATCATCCCGATAGCAGTAGCGGTGCTTTACTATTTTCCGCAGGTCTTTCGCATCGAGGGGGCCGACGTGAGCTTTTTGCCCGCCGTTAATGCGGGGCTGAATTCGCTAACGGCTGTGTGCCTGATGCTGGGTTATTACTTCATCCGGAATAAGGATGTAGCCAAGCACCGGGCCATGATGGGCACGGCTTTTCTGCTGGGGTCCGTTTTCCTGGTGTCGTATGTGGTGTACCATTCCCAAGCCGCAACCACCCGCTTTGGTGGCGAAGGAGTTGTTCGGTACATCTACTACTTCGTGCTGCTCACGCACATTTTGCTGGCGGCCGTAACGGTAGGGCTGGTGTTGTTTACGCTGTATTTTGCCATCAGCAACCAGTTTGCCAAGCACCGCAAAATTGCACGCTGGACATACCCCATCTGGCTGTATGTATCGGTTACGGGCGTAATCGTATACTTCATGATAGCGCCTTACTACGTACACTAG